The genomic window GCGATGGAAAAGCGCGGGAACGCCTTCTTCGCGGTGTCCTCAAACACGTTCTTGCGGTCCTGGTCCGACAGCCAGTCAATGGACTCGATGACGGGCTTCAGGTCGTCCAGCCACTCGCCCGTCTCGGGGTTCTGGCTGGAGCCGGAACCCGGGTTCTCCGTGCCGAACATGCAGCGGTCAGTGCCGCAGATCTGGAACAGCAGGTCCAGGCTCTCCTTGTTGTACAGCACCGCGTCGAAGTAGAGCTTGCGCAGGGACTCGTCGAAGGTCTCGACGTCCTTCTCGCGCCAGCGGTGGGCGCGCCACCGGCCAATCTGGTAGGGCACCGAGCCGCCGCCGTGGCACACAATGATCTTCAGGTCCGGGAAGGTGTCCAGCGTGTTGTGGTCCATGAGGGACATGATGGCGATGCCCTCTTCCGTGATGAAGTGGTTGGAGTAGGTCTCCCTGTTGTTGCGGCAGGACGCCGTGTGGATCAGGGCGGGCACGTCCAGCTCAATCATCTTCTCATAGAGGGGGTACCAGTACTCGTCGCCCATGGGAGGCATGTAGGGGTCCTGCCCCTCTGAGGGGTCAGGGTCGATCATGACGCCGACGAAGCCCAGCTCCTTGACGCACCGCTCCATCTCCTCGAAGACGATGCTCACGGGCTCGCCCCACACCTGCGGCAGGCCGCAGACGCCGCGGTAGCGGTCGGGGTAGTAGTCGACGGACTGCTTGATGGCGTCGTTGTTGGCCTTGCAGAAGTCCTCGACGATGCTGGCAAGCGGGTCAGAGTGCATCAGCTGGAAGGGCCGCGGCGAGAGGAATTGGACGTCCGTGCCGACGCCGTCCATGCGCTTGACGTGGTTGTCGACCACTGGGCGCATGCGCTCGTCGGAAATCTTCAGGCTGCCGCGCTTGCGGTGGATGCGGCTGGAGAGCAGTCCCGCCTTGAACGCCATGAGCTCCGGCGGGCTGTTGAGGTGCCCGTGAATGTCTACAACCTTGTAGTCCGCCATGGGGCCTCCTTACGCTCTGATTTTCCTTGCGGCGGAGGAGAAAGTAGATAACACGGGCGCACGCGTACGCGCGCCGCCGCCATAAGTTAAGAGCGCCCAAAGTATCGTTCTCGGAGGGGCCCGTGTCAATCGCGCCAGCGGCAACCCGGAATTTGCCTTGACCCGATGCAGAAACCGGCGTATCCTCTGCGCACCAAAGTGGGTGGCGTGTGCCGTCCACATCACCTTGGATTGGCAAAGACATAGGGAGGATTAAAGGCATGCTCACACAGGAAGACAATGAACTGATCTGTCGAGTAGGCCCCGGCGCGCCCATGGGCGAGGTGATGCGCCGCTACTGGCACCCCTTGCTCATCTCCGACGAGCTCCCGGAGCCGGACTGCCCGCCCGTCCGTGCCCGGCTGCTGGGCGAGGACCTGATCGCCTTCCGCGACACAAACGGCAAGATCGGACTCATCGCCGAGTCGTGTCCCCACCGGGGCGCGTCACTGTTCTTCGGCATCAACCAGGAATGCGGCATCATGTGCATCTACCACGGATGGAAGTTCGACGTGAACGGTGACTGCGTCGACATGCCATCCGACATGCCCGGCAGCCAGTTCAAGGAGAAGGTGCACGTCACGGCATACCCCACCGTCGAGTCGGCCGGCGTCATCTGGGCGTACATGGGACCAAAGGAGAAGCAGCCCGCGCCGCCAAACTACATCTTCAACAACCTGCCCCCGGATCACGTCATCGCCTACCGCGTGCCCATCTACTGCAACTACCTGCAGAGCATGGAGGGCAACATCGACTCCACCCACCTGGGCACGCTGCACGTCTACCACCAGGACAAGGTTCCCGTTGACCTCGACACCGACAGGCCGGGCTACCCGTCTCCCAAGTTCGCGCTCTACTCCCGCGCAAAGTACCGCTACGCCCGCGTCGACGTACAGGACACGGACTACGGCTTCCGCCTCATCGCCGAGCGCCCCACTGACGCCGGCAACAAGTACATCCGCACTAACTGCTTTGTCCTGCCGTACACGGCCTTCATTGCAGCCCAGCGCCGAGGCGCAGCGGGCGTGCTCATCCAAGTGCCGATTGACGACTACACGAACCAGCGCGTGGGCATCCGTTACAACGTCCACGCCCCATTCACCGCCGCGGAGCGACGGCAGACCATCGAAACAGGCGCGCTAATGGACCCGAACGAGCCCAAGAAGCGGCTCAAGAGGGCCGAGAACGACTACATGGTCGACCGCTGGGCCCAGAAGAACACCATTCTGGCAGGCATCTGGCCCATCCCCGAGCAGGACTACGCCCTGATCGAGACCATGGGCGCAATCTACGACCGCACCAAGGAGCACCTCTACGGCGGCGACGCGGCCATCATCCGCTGCCGTCAGATGCTTTTGGCGATGGCCCGCAACATCCAGGAAGGGATTGACCCGCCGGGCCTCGACCCAGACATTCCGACGCACATGATCCAGTCGGAAGAGATAGTTATCGGCCCCGACGACGACCCGTGGCTCGTCGCGGCAGACGCCGGCGAGACCACCAAGCGAGGTGAGCGCCTCCGGTAGCTGACCTCAGCAACGGAAAGGGGGACGGGTTTTCAGGCTAAACGCCTGTACCGTCCCCCTATGTTTTGGCAAGGTGACCGAGCCCGGACTGGCAACAAGAGGAGAAAGGAGCGGATCAATGACAATGCCACTTAGTGGAATGGGGTTACGGTTGCTCCTGATTATGGTGCTGGCAGTCGCCCTCTCCGCGGCCTGCTCCAGCAGTGACACCGGTGGAGGAACCCAGACGGCGCCCGTACAGCAGGCCGCGCCCGCCGCTCCTCAGGTCCCGGCCCCAGCGCCGGCGGCCGCAATGCCCGCCGAAAGCGCGCCAGGCACCGCAATGGCGCCGGCCGCAGCAGCCAAGCCCGTTGCGGACCCAGGGGCAGCGCCCAGAGAAGCCCTGGAAGCCAAGATCCAGCGTGTTGTATTTGGCGTCAACGTGCTGAGCCAGGAGTACAGCATCATGCGCCACGGCAGTCAGACCCAGTCCATCCAGTACCGCCCGGAGTACGAGCATCTCGTTGCCCTGGACCCTGATACCGGGCAAACGATCCCGGAGCTGGCGACGGAGTGGTCACTTGAGCCGGACGGCCTCTCCTTCCGTTTCAAGTTGCGGAAGGGTGTCCAGTTCCACCGCGGCTGGGGAGAGTTTACGGCGAGGGACGTAATCCACACCCATGAACAGCTCGCGCTCCCGGACTCGGAGCACGCCCAGGCCTTCAGCTGGGCGCGGGACGTCAGCAGGGTGGATGCCGTTAATGACTACGAAGTGATCTTCCGCCTCACCAGCCCCGACGCGAACTTCCTGAGCAAGTTGGGTGAGCAGCAGAGCATGATGCCCATCCAGAGCAAGGCCAACTTTGACGCTGAGGGCGAGCCGACAACTCCGGAAGCGTTGTTCATCGCCGGCACGGCGCCGTACCAGATGCAAAGCCGGTCCCTCTCCAGCTACATCCGCTTTGAACGGCCTGAGGGGAATCACTGGCGCATCACACCGGACTTCGAGGAGTTTGAGTACAAGTTCGTGGCTGAACCTTCAACCCGCCTCGCCGGCTTGCTGGCGGGCGAAATGCACATAGCCGACATTCCCAAGGACCTGCAGCCGCAGGCAACCGGCAAGGGCATGGGCATCGCCAACGGCAACGTTCCCGGCCTGCGGACGTGGGTCAATATTTCCTGCTGCTGGGCGGACCCGGAGACGGGGGCATACCCCGCCAGACCCGACAGTCCATTGACCGACGTTAGAGTGCGTAAGGCGCTGTCCAAGGCCATTAACCGCCCGCTCCTCAATGAGGCCTTCTTCCGGAACTCGGCCTCCCCAATGTACATGAACCACTTCCACCCCACTCGGCTGGCGTGGAACCCTGACTGGGAGACCAACTTCCCGGAGCAGCACGGCTATGACCCAGCCGCGTCCCGAGCGATCCTTGCGGAAGCCGGGTACAACGAGAACAACCCGCTCGAGACCAACTTCGACATCGCGGAGTTGCCCCACTACGCTGGAGCCAGCGACCTGGGCGAGGGCATCATCGGCATGTTCGACGACGTCGGAGTGAAGGTGAACATACTCACCAGAGAGTCCGCGATACGCTCGGCCGCGCGACGAGCATTCAAGGACGCCAACCACCTCATCGTCTCGGCGTCCAGTTCTGACCATTTCTTCGGGTTCGCGGTGTGGACCACGCCCATCTTCTCAAAGACCAACGCCAACAACATTCCCGCAATCAACGACATTACGAGGACGGGAATGCAAACACTGGACCCTGAGGCGCAGTTTAACGTTTGGAGGGACATAGGGAACGCATACTATGATGCCTACCTGACCCTGCCGCTCTTCTGGCTCCCGGCGGAGGCGGTATACAACCCGGAGTTCATCTCCGACTATGTCTTCCCGGGGTCCATCACCGGCACGTGGACGCACATCCAGAACATCAGGGCAGCCCAGTAGCGCTTGACGCCCAGCGAGGCGCCAAAACCAGGGCTGAACACCCCACCCTTGCGCGGGGTTCCTGCGCTCAGGGGTGGGGTGTTCTTAAGCATTGAGGTGAACTCCTTACACCCTTCTGGTTAAAGGCGGGGGCTTGCAAAGGCACGCAATGACGGATATGACTCATCATCCGGGGTGCAATCGAGCAAGGCAGACCGACTTGCGGGCGCTGCTTCTGTGCGTGTTGGCGTTGGCTGCAGCGTGTGTGAGTCAGCAGCCCGCAGCCCTTGAGGGTCCCGCCCCGGCGTCGGCGCCGCGGCTGCCCGTTACGCCGGAGTCTGGACTGGTTCCACCGCCCTCCCCACTTCCTGTCGCTGCGGTCTCGACTGCCCCCCCTGCGCCCGTGTCCACAGCCACTCCGGTCCCCGCCACCACGGTGCCCACGGCGGTTCCCACGCCCGCGTCGACCCCAACACCCGAACAGGACCCATGGGCTGCCTTCTGGTCTATCCCCTGGATTGCGGACGGCGTGCGTCCCGTCCCGGAATCTGGTTCCTCCGGCATCTACGACGACCCTATGAAGTATGAGGTCGAGTACGTCGCGCTGTTGGAGGGTCTGGGCCACACCTCTCCCCGCTTCTTCTCTGTCCTGGTACGGGAGTCGTGGGTTCGGGACGGGTTCAATCGTGTTGAGATGAACGTGTTCTCTGACCTCCTGGATATCGGCTTCCGGGATGAAGAGGCAGCATTGAGGATCATGGGGCTCCCCATCTTTGACGCCATCACGCTCGGGACCCATTCCATTGTTGACACGCTGTCCCAGCTCTTGGAAAGGTCCGGCCAGTTGGCGTTGCGCTCGGTGCTTGAACACCCGTCCCTCGACGTCTCCAGCCATGATCGGATGTTCCTGAGTATCAACCAGCTGGGATTGGCGCAGGAAAACCCGAGGGCTGCGGAGGACCTCGATTCCTTGCCGTGGGTGGCGGACGGCGTTTCTCCCGCAGAGGCTCCCGGCTTCATCACCCTGGCCTACCTTGCAGTGGAGCACGATGCACTCTTTGACCCGCTCTTTGCAGCCGTGATGGCCAAGCACTGGATGCAGGACGATTTCACCGCCAATGAGCGCCGCGCCGTCATTGGGCTGCAGGGAATCGCTCGGGGGATTGAAATGGATGGGCTGTCCACAGCCTTGCGCATCCTCCGGATGCCTTTCATGGATTCGGTGAACGGGGCAGACGGCGCGGCGGCGGATTCCCTGGGAGACCTCTTCTGGAGCCTCGGCGGAGATGCGTTCAGGCAACTGCTGGAGCATCCCGCCCTGGTAGACGGCATCACTGACGACCAGGCTGTTCAGGTAGGGATGCTGCCGATGACAGCCCCTGACCGCCCAGATTTGACGGAGGCATTGCTCGACCCTTCCCGGATCACCATAGACAAACGGGACATCCAACTCCCACACACCGGGGATGTGGTGCTGGCCGTGGTGCACGTCACCCCCGGCGCGCAACACCCCACCATGGACATTCTGGAGCGCATGGTGCGCCACCACGAGGCATTCATGGGCATCCCCTATCGCTGGGACTACATCGCCGTCCTCGTCGCGGACGTCAACAACGCGGCCGGCGGTGG from Chloroflexota bacterium includes these protein-coding regions:
- a CDS encoding amidohydrolase family protein, with amino-acid sequence MADYKVVDIHGHLNSPPELMAFKAGLLSSRIHRKRGSLKISDERMRPVVDNHVKRMDGVGTDVQFLSPRPFQLMHSDPLASIVEDFCKANNDAIKQSVDYYPDRYRGVCGLPQVWGEPVSIVFEEMERCVKELGFVGVMIDPDPSEGQDPYMPPMGDEYWYPLYEKMIELDVPALIHTASCRNNRETYSNHFITEEGIAIMSLMDHNTLDTFPDLKIIVCHGGGSVPYQIGRWRAHRWREKDVETFDESLRKLYFDAVLYNKESLDLLFQICGTDRCMFGTENPGSGSSQNPETGEWLDDLKPVIESIDWLSDQDRKNVFEDTAKKAFPRFSIA
- a CDS encoding Rieske 2Fe-2S domain-containing protein, which translates into the protein MLTQEDNELICRVGPGAPMGEVMRRYWHPLLISDELPEPDCPPVRARLLGEDLIAFRDTNGKIGLIAESCPHRGASLFFGINQECGIMCIYHGWKFDVNGDCVDMPSDMPGSQFKEKVHVTAYPTVESAGVIWAYMGPKEKQPAPPNYIFNNLPPDHVIAYRVPIYCNYLQSMEGNIDSTHLGTLHVYHQDKVPVDLDTDRPGYPSPKFALYSRAKYRYARVDVQDTDYGFRLIAERPTDAGNKYIRTNCFVLPYTAFIAAQRRGAAGVLIQVPIDDYTNQRVGIRYNVHAPFTAAERRQTIETGALMDPNEPKKRLKRAENDYMVDRWAQKNTILAGIWPIPEQDYALIETMGAIYDRTKEHLYGGDAAIIRCRQMLLAMARNIQEGIDPPGLDPDIPTHMIQSEEIVIGPDDDPWLVAADAGETTKRGERLR
- a CDS encoding ABC transporter substrate-binding protein; its protein translation is MTMPLSGMGLRLLLIMVLAVALSAACSSSDTGGGTQTAPVQQAAPAAPQVPAPAPAAAMPAESAPGTAMAPAAAAKPVADPGAAPREALEAKIQRVVFGVNVLSQEYSIMRHGSQTQSIQYRPEYEHLVALDPDTGQTIPELATEWSLEPDGLSFRFKLRKGVQFHRGWGEFTARDVIHTHEQLALPDSEHAQAFSWARDVSRVDAVNDYEVIFRLTSPDANFLSKLGEQQSMMPIQSKANFDAEGEPTTPEALFIAGTAPYQMQSRSLSSYIRFERPEGNHWRITPDFEEFEYKFVAEPSTRLAGLLAGEMHIADIPKDLQPQATGKGMGIANGNVPGLRTWVNISCCWADPETGAYPARPDSPLTDVRVRKALSKAINRPLLNEAFFRNSASPMYMNHFHPTRLAWNPDWETNFPEQHGYDPAASRAILAEAGYNENNPLETNFDIAELPHYAGASDLGEGIIGMFDDVGVKVNILTRESAIRSAARRAFKDANHLIVSASSSDHFFGFAVWTTPIFSKTNANNIPAINDITRTGMQTLDPEAQFNVWRDIGNAYYDAYLTLPLFWLPAEAVYNPEFISDYVFPGSITGTWTHIQNIRAAQ